Proteins encoded together in one Streptomyces sp. TLI_171 window:
- a CDS encoding TrkA family potassium uptake protein, whose product MHIVIMGCGRVGSALARTLEKQGHSVAVIDQDPTAFRRLGAGFNGRRVTGVGFDQDTLKEAGIEEAGAFAAVSSGDNSNIIAARVARENFGVEHVAARIYDPRRAEVYQRLGIPTVATVRWTADQMLRRLLPSGAEPVWQDPSGAVQLAEVAFAPAWIGHRLSDLEAAAGVRVAFVTRVGEGVLPTAQMVVQEGDLVHVMLRRNELTAVEAAFAKGPEEAGH is encoded by the coding sequence GTGCACATCGTCATCATGGGCTGCGGACGCGTCGGCTCCGCCCTGGCCAGAACGCTCGAGAAACAAGGCCATTCGGTCGCGGTCATCGACCAGGACCCGACCGCCTTCCGCCGGCTCGGCGCGGGCTTCAACGGCCGCCGGGTCACCGGCGTCGGCTTCGACCAGGACACCCTGAAGGAAGCGGGCATCGAGGAGGCCGGCGCGTTCGCCGCCGTCTCCAGCGGTGACAACTCGAACATCATCGCGGCCCGGGTGGCCCGCGAGAACTTCGGCGTCGAGCACGTCGCGGCCCGCATCTACGACCCGCGCCGCGCCGAGGTCTACCAGCGGCTGGGCATCCCGACCGTCGCCACCGTCCGCTGGACCGCCGACCAGATGCTGCGCCGGCTGCTGCCGAGCGGCGCCGAGCCGGTCTGGCAGGACCCGTCGGGCGCCGTCCAGCTCGCCGAGGTCGCGTTCGCCCCCGCCTGGATCGGCCACCGGCTGTCCGACCTGGAGGCCGCCGCCGGGGTCAGGGTGGCGTTCGTCACCCGGGTCGGCGAGGGCGTGCTGCCCACCGCGCAGATGGTGGTGCAGGAAGGCGACCTGGTGCACGTGATGCTGCGCCGCAACGAACTGACCGCGGTCGAGGCGGCCTTCGCCAAGGGCCCCGAGGAGGCTGGTCACTGA
- a CDS encoding TrkA family potassium uptake protein: MRVAIAGAGAVGRSIAGELLENGHEVLLIDKNPNSISVERVPLAEWLLADACEITSLDEAALQRCHVVIAATGDDKVNLVVSLLAKTEYGVPRVVARVNNPKNEWLYNESWGVDVAVSTPRLMSALVEEAVSVGDLVRLMRFSQGNANLVELTLAADTDLVGTRVGDVAWPVDTALVTIIREGRVLVPGGNDTLEAGDELLFVAAQEREEELETLLAG; encoded by the coding sequence ATGCGCGTCGCAATCGCCGGAGCCGGTGCCGTCGGCCGTTCCATCGCCGGAGAGCTGCTGGAGAACGGCCACGAGGTCCTGCTGATCGACAAGAACCCCAACTCCATCTCGGTGGAGCGGGTCCCGCTGGCGGAGTGGCTGCTCGCCGACGCCTGCGAGATCACCTCGCTGGACGAGGCCGCGCTGCAGCGCTGCCACGTGGTGATCGCCGCCACCGGTGACGACAAGGTCAACCTGGTGGTGTCGCTGCTCGCCAAGACCGAGTACGGGGTGCCCCGGGTGGTCGCCCGGGTGAACAACCCGAAGAACGAGTGGCTCTACAACGAGTCCTGGGGCGTGGACGTCGCGGTCTCCACCCCGCGCCTGATGTCGGCGCTGGTCGAGGAGGCGGTGAGCGTCGGCGACCTGGTCCGCCTGATGCGCTTCTCGCAGGGCAACGCCAACCTGGTCGAGCTCACCCTGGCCGCCGACACCGACCTGGTCGGCACCCGGGTCGGCGACGTGGCCTGGCCGGTGGACACCGCGCTGGTCACCATCATCCGCGAGGGCCGGGTGCTGGTCCCCGGCGGCAACGACACCCTGGAGGCCGGCGACGAGCTGCTGTTCGTCGCCGCCCAGGAGCGCGAGGAGGAGCTGGAGACGCTGCTGGCCGGCTGA